A region from the Sphingomonas flavescens genome encodes:
- the gatA gene encoding Asp-tRNA(Asn)/Glu-tRNA(Gln) amidotransferase subunit GatA: protein MSELTSKTIAELRDGFRGGEFSAREIADSFNAAVAGAKSLNAYTVETPEDALAAAEAADSARGSGKLGSLAGIPLGIKDLFATEGVDTTAGSKILRGFKPPYESTVTANLRKAGAGMLGKLNMDEFAMGSSNETSAYGPVISPWRRQGSNVGLTPGGSSGGSAAAVAAGIAPGVTGTDTGGSIRQPAAFVGISGIKPTYGRCSRWGIVSFASSLDQAGPMAKTVRDCAILLEAMAGFDPKDSTSLDQPVPRWEAGLSSDLKGKRVGIPKEYRIDGVPAEINALWDQGIEWLKDAGATPVEISLPHTKYALPTYYIIAPAEASSNLARYDGVRYGLRDAPEGGNLDAMYAATRADGFGAEVKRRIMIGTYVLSAGFYDAYFTKAQRVRALIKQDFRKAFEQCDVILTPTAPSAAFGIGETTDPLAMYLNDVFAVPASLAGLPAMSVPGGLDGQGLPLGLHLIGNELDEQMVLNAGLAIEERAGFTARPEKWW, encoded by the coding sequence GTGTCGGAGCTTACGTCCAAGACCATTGCCGAACTGCGCGACGGCTTCCGTGGCGGTGAATTCAGCGCGCGCGAAATCGCCGACAGCTTCAACGCGGCGGTCGCGGGCGCGAAGTCGCTTAACGCTTACACCGTCGAAACGCCTGAGGACGCGCTCGCCGCGGCCGAGGCCGCCGACAGCGCGCGTGGCTCAGGCAAGCTCGGATCGCTCGCCGGCATCCCACTTGGCATCAAGGACCTGTTCGCCACCGAAGGCGTCGACACCACGGCGGGTAGCAAGATCCTGCGCGGCTTCAAGCCGCCGTACGAAAGCACGGTCACCGCCAACCTCCGTAAGGCAGGCGCAGGCATGCTGGGCAAGCTCAACATGGACGAGTTCGCGATGGGCTCGTCGAACGAGACCAGCGCCTACGGCCCGGTGATTAGCCCGTGGCGGCGCCAGGGCAGTAATGTCGGCCTGACGCCCGGCGGCTCCTCGGGCGGCTCGGCGGCAGCGGTTGCGGCAGGCATCGCGCCCGGCGTGACCGGCACCGACACCGGTGGCTCGATCCGTCAGCCGGCCGCGTTCGTCGGCATTAGCGGCATCAAGCCGACCTACGGCCGCTGCTCGCGCTGGGGCATCGTCTCCTTCGCCAGCTCGCTCGATCAGGCGGGGCCGATGGCCAAAACAGTTCGCGACTGCGCGATCCTGCTCGAAGCCATGGCGGGGTTCGACCCCAAGGATTCGACCTCGCTCGATCAGCCGGTGCCGCGGTGGGAAGCGGGTTTGTCCAGCGATCTCAAAGGCAAGCGCGTCGGCATTCCCAAGGAATATCGCATCGACGGCGTTCCCGCGGAGATCAACGCGCTGTGGGATCAGGGCATCGAATGGCTGAAGGATGCCGGTGCGACGCCGGTCGAGATCAGCCTGCCGCACACCAAGTACGCGCTGCCGACCTACTACATCATTGCACCCGCCGAAGCCTCGTCGAATCTCGCCCGTTATGATGGCGTCCGGTACGGCCTGCGCGATGCGCCGGAGGGCGGCAATCTCGACGCCATGTACGCCGCGACCCGCGCCGACGGCTTCGGTGCGGAGGTCAAGCGCCGCATCATGATCGGCACCTATGTTCTGTCGGCCGGCTTCTACGACGCCTATTTCACCAAGGCGCAGCGCGTCCGCGCGCTGATCAAGCAGGATTTCCGCAAGGCCTTTGAGCAGTGCGACGTCATCCTCACCCCGACCGCGCCGTCGGCCGCCTTCGGCATCGGCGAAACGACCGATCCGCTGGCGATGTACCTCAACGACGTGTTTGCGGTCCCGGCGAGCCTCGCGGGCCTGCCGGCGATGAGCGTGCCGGGCGGCCTGGACGGGCAGGGGCTTCCGCTCGGCCTGCACCTGATCGGCAATGAGCTAGACGAGCAGATGGTCCTCAACGCGGGTCTCGCAATCGAAGAACGCGCCGGGTTCACCGCCCGGCCGGAGAAGTGGTGGTAA
- the gatC gene encoding Asp-tRNA(Asn)/Glu-tRNA(Gln) amidotransferase subunit GatC, with protein sequence MSVTSQQVRHIAKLARIGMDDAQIEALVPELNNILGWVEQLAEVNTDGVEPLTAVIDQKLRLRDDVVNDGDIRDKVLANAPEAQHGFFAVPKVIE encoded by the coding sequence ATGTCAGTCACTTCTCAGCAGGTCCGGCACATCGCCAAGCTCGCGCGCATCGGCATGGACGACGCGCAGATCGAGGCGCTGGTGCCCGAACTCAACAATATCCTCGGCTGGGTCGAACAGCTCGCCGAGGTGAACACCGATGGCGTCGAGCCGCTCACCGCGGTCATCGACCAGAAGCTTCGCCTCCGCGACGACGTCGTCAACGACGGCGACATCCGCGACAAGGTGCTCGCCAACGCACCCGAAGCGCAGCACGGCTTCTTCGCGGTGCCGAAAGTGATCGAATAG
- a CDS encoding L,D-transpeptidase family protein translates to MRRHSLISLALLTASPCVAQEGQQSAVPFAPPVDLGVEAFYNARNNAPLWFTDDRTRAAATRVAALIRTSRIDGVTESAQLADRVDAAIKSGTAADDRIISQAWVTYARALAAPVSEVGYGDPSRQLKPQSAVAILHAAAQAPSLSAHVDQVAAVNPIYASLRSAALSANSAENPQVAESLRRLRLIPAAGRAIFVDISAAQLMMLEDGKVVDSMKVVVGKSGSPTPELAGTIHYVTFNPYWHILDEVVQRKVAPVVLKRGVSYLKAARYETVSDWMKSEPVDPATIDWKAVKDGTQQVFIRQRPGTNNMMGAMKFSFENDQDIFLHDTPHRELFAKAKRNYSLGCVRLERAADLARWLLKGDLPPPGDTAEHHQQLTEGVPVYLLNLPATVRDGQLAFADGPVPQLKLAAAASDTIAH, encoded by the coding sequence GTGCGACGACATTCTCTCATCTCGCTCGCACTGCTCACCGCCAGCCCATGCGTCGCGCAAGAAGGGCAGCAATCAGCGGTTCCATTTGCTCCGCCCGTCGATCTTGGCGTCGAAGCCTTCTACAACGCCCGCAACAACGCACCGCTTTGGTTCACAGACGACCGCACTCGTGCCGCGGCGACGCGCGTCGCGGCCCTGATCAGGACTTCCAGGATTGATGGCGTCACGGAATCGGCGCAGCTTGCGGATCGGGTGGATGCCGCCATCAAAAGCGGGACAGCCGCGGACGACCGCATTATCTCTCAAGCGTGGGTGACCTACGCCCGAGCACTTGCGGCTCCAGTGTCGGAAGTCGGATACGGCGATCCCTCGCGTCAGCTCAAACCGCAAAGCGCGGTCGCCATCCTTCACGCGGCGGCTCAGGCACCCTCATTGAGCGCGCACGTCGACCAGGTGGCGGCAGTTAATCCGATCTACGCATCTCTCCGCTCAGCTGCCCTGTCGGCGAACAGCGCGGAGAACCCGCAGGTCGCGGAGAGCCTTCGCCGTCTTCGCCTGATCCCTGCAGCGGGCCGCGCAATTTTTGTCGACATCAGCGCGGCGCAATTGATGATGCTGGAAGACGGGAAAGTCGTCGACAGCATGAAGGTCGTCGTCGGGAAGAGCGGTTCGCCGACGCCGGAACTGGCGGGCACCATCCATTACGTGACCTTCAATCCTTACTGGCACATCCTCGACGAGGTGGTGCAGCGAAAGGTCGCACCCGTCGTGCTTAAGCGCGGCGTGTCGTATCTGAAGGCAGCTCGATACGAGACCGTGTCCGACTGGATGAAGTCCGAACCGGTCGATCCTGCCACCATCGACTGGAAAGCAGTGAAGGACGGCACACAGCAGGTATTCATCCGCCAGCGTCCCGGCACGAACAACATGATGGGCGCGATGAAGTTCAGCTTCGAGAACGATCAGGACATCTTCCTCCACGACACGCCGCACCGTGAATTGTTCGCCAAGGCCAAGCGCAACTACAGCCTCGGTTGCGTTCGCCTCGAACGTGCGGCGGACCTTGCGCGCTGGCTGCTCAAGGGTGACCTGCCGCCTCCAGGGGACACCGCGGAGCATCATCAACAGCTGACCGAGGGCGTTCCGGTCTACTTGCTGAACTTGCCGGCGACGGTGCGCGACGGCCAGCTCGCCTTTGCGGATGGCCCGGTGCCTCAACTCAAGCTGGCCGCGGCAGCCTCGGACACCATCGCGCACTAA
- a CDS encoding PEPxxWA-CTERM sorting domain-containing protein: protein MKRYVLAVAAAATAVFAAAPTTAAPLIAGSQISLNGYVVGSPAGSISQATSLDFTDAMGTTGSAPGVLSSYGAGSGSFAGVACTSAPCGSIVDLASLAIGAQTINNFVTLTGGNNVNPIYFTLLGIQSITRGPNDLLQFTAYGTINWLGYDATPGSFNFTAQANSLTSFSATTVANAVPEPATWAMMLLGFGGIGFAMRRRRQPTLAQVA from the coding sequence ATGAAGCGTTATGTTTTAGCGGTGGCCGCCGCAGCTACAGCGGTTTTTGCGGCCGCACCGACTACTGCCGCTCCGCTTATCGCAGGATCGCAGATAAGCTTGAACGGTTATGTGGTTGGAAGCCCTGCAGGTAGCATCAGCCAAGCGACCTCGCTTGACTTCACCGATGCAATGGGCACCACTGGTTCAGCTCCAGGCGTTCTTTCCAGCTATGGGGCCGGTTCAGGATCTTTCGCAGGCGTCGCTTGTACCTCGGCTCCATGCGGCTCCATCGTTGATCTAGCATCGCTCGCTATTGGCGCGCAGACGATCAACAATTTCGTCACTCTTACTGGCGGCAACAACGTTAATCCCATTTACTTCACGCTTCTTGGGATCCAGAGCATTACCCGCGGACCGAACGATCTTCTCCAGTTCACCGCTTATGGCACGATCAACTGGCTGGGTTATGACGCGACCCCCGGGAGCTTCAATTTCACAGCGCAAGCGAACAGCCTGACATCATTTTCCGCGACTACGGTAGCTAACGCGGTGCCCGAACCGGCCACCTGGGCGATGATGCTGCTCGGCTTCGGCGGTATCGGTTTCGCGATGCGTCGCCGTCGTCAGCCGACCCTCGCGCAAGTCGCGTAA
- a CDS encoding DUF3089 domain-containing protein, translating to MCARRFLLAILILILLFVAGAFAIYQWGARALVSQAVPQGHFRAAEAGAGPDYSQAANWLARPGIADDPSQWSPESAPTVTPVVAGVRTFYLQPTTYLARDRWNAPLNPGGDSEYRSRLFVQSQASAFSQLGEIWAPRYRQAAYGAFLLNSRDAEQALGFAYSDVAAAFDEFVKTIPADAPIILAGHSQGALHLERLLREKIAGKPIAGRIVAAYVVGWPISTTADLPALGLPACTNDNEGGCILSWMTFGDPPNPDFIFNEWEKTKGYDGGERRHADTLCVNPITGTKDGVAPPSQNAGTLIPSADMQSAALSVGAVGARCDKGLLILSGQVPQMGSFTLPGNNYHVYDYALFWGSIRRDAERRLAAWSH from the coding sequence ATGTGTGCCCGCCGCTTTCTCCTTGCCATCCTGATCCTCATCCTGCTGTTCGTGGCCGGCGCTTTCGCTATCTATCAGTGGGGCGCGCGGGCGCTGGTTAGCCAGGCGGTGCCTCAAGGTCATTTCCGAGCCGCAGAAGCAGGCGCGGGTCCGGACTATAGTCAGGCGGCAAACTGGCTGGCACGTCCCGGGATTGCCGACGATCCAAGTCAGTGGTCGCCTGAAAGCGCGCCAACCGTCACACCCGTCGTCGCGGGCGTCCGCACTTTCTACCTGCAGCCAACGACCTATCTCGCACGCGATCGATGGAACGCGCCGCTAAACCCGGGTGGCGACAGCGAATATCGGAGCCGATTGTTCGTGCAGAGCCAGGCCAGCGCCTTTAGCCAGTTGGGCGAAATATGGGCGCCGCGGTATCGTCAGGCCGCTTATGGCGCTTTCCTTCTGAACAGCCGGGACGCTGAACAGGCCCTTGGCTTCGCCTATTCTGACGTGGCTGCCGCGTTCGATGAATTCGTGAAGACAATTCCGGCGGACGCTCCGATTATACTCGCCGGGCACAGCCAGGGCGCCTTGCATCTCGAACGGCTGCTGCGCGAGAAAATCGCCGGCAAGCCCATCGCGGGGCGAATCGTCGCGGCTTACGTCGTGGGCTGGCCGATCAGCACGACAGCGGATTTGCCTGCCCTCGGCTTGCCCGCCTGCACGAACGACAACGAAGGCGGATGTATCTTGTCGTGGATGACCTTCGGAGACCCGCCAAATCCCGATTTCATCTTCAACGAATGGGAGAAGACCAAAGGTTACGACGGCGGTGAGCGGAGGCACGCGGACACGTTGTGCGTGAATCCAATCACCGGAACGAAGGACGGCGTCGCTCCCCCTTCGCAAAATGCCGGCACGCTGATCCCATCGGCAGACATGCAATCGGCGGCCCTCAGCGTCGGCGCCGTCGGCGCACGGTGCGACAAGGGGCTGCTGATCCTGTCCGGGCAGGTCCCGCAGATGGGATCGTTCACGCTTCCGGGTAATAATTATCACGTCTACGATTACGCGTTGTTCTGGGGCTCGATCCGGCGGGATGCCGAGCGGCGGCTGGCGGCATGGTCGCATTAG
- the ruvX gene encoding Holliday junction resolvase RuvX, with protein MVALVTSDTGTFAGQLAGGKLAGLDVGTKTIGLALCDAGWHFAGPAETIRRTKFTKDVEALKNFIAREGSVGLVVGLPLNMDGSDSPRTQSVRAFARNLAPLELPILLWDERWSTQAVQRAMIDADVSRAKRAERVDALAAAHILQGAIDALVNLPGPQ; from the coding sequence ATGGTCGCATTAGTCACGTCTGACACGGGCACCTTCGCAGGGCAGCTTGCAGGCGGTAAGCTTGCCGGTCTGGACGTCGGAACCAAGACAATCGGCCTCGCCCTCTGCGACGCCGGCTGGCACTTCGCCGGGCCGGCCGAAACGATCCGGCGGACGAAATTCACGAAAGATGTTGAGGCGCTCAAAAACTTCATCGCGCGCGAAGGGAGTGTCGGCCTCGTCGTGGGTCTGCCGCTGAACATGGACGGTAGCGACAGCCCGCGCACCCAGTCGGTCCGCGCCTTTGCGCGCAACCTTGCCCCACTCGAGCTGCCGATCCTGCTGTGGGACGAGCGCTGGTCGACGCAGGCGGTCCAGCGGGCGATGATCGACGCCGATGTCAGCCGCGCAAAGCGGGCCGAACGCGTCGATGCCCTTGCGGCGGCGCATATCCTGCAGGGCGCGATCGACGCGCTGGTCAACCTTCCCGGCCCGCAATAA
- a CDS encoding aspartate carbamoyltransferase catalytic subunit, with the protein MDILSIDGLPNDEIAAILDTADLYFSGNRGRRGSERLHGRIVFNVFYENSTRTAMSFATAAHRLGASAIALSVERSSVAKGETLEDTARTLNAMRPDALVIRHRENHAPAVVAEIVEAPVLNAGDGTNEHPTQALLDAATIRRRLGRVEGLKIAICGDIRHSRVARSNAKLLPRLGAEVRLAGPPELLPPDVPQLSVAEAIAGADVVMMLRVQRERLEDDLGDAPGEYLARYGLTAERLATATPGAVIMHPGPMNRGVEIDGSIADDPERSLIALQVEMGVAVRMACLERVIDARN; encoded by the coding sequence ATGGATATTCTTTCGATCGACGGACTGCCGAATGATGAGATTGCGGCGATCCTCGACACCGCGGATCTCTATTTTTCCGGCAATCGCGGGCGGCGCGGCAGCGAACGCCTGCACGGGCGGATTGTATTTAACGTCTTCTACGAGAACTCGACACGAACCGCGATGTCCTTCGCGACCGCCGCGCACCGGCTCGGGGCCTCCGCCATTGCCTTGTCGGTCGAGCGAAGCTCGGTCGCCAAGGGAGAGACGCTGGAGGACACCGCGCGTACGCTCAATGCGATGCGACCGGACGCGCTCGTTATCCGCCACCGCGAGAATCACGCACCTGCTGTCGTTGCCGAAATCGTCGAGGCGCCAGTACTCAACGCTGGAGACGGGACGAACGAGCATCCCACCCAGGCGCTCCTCGACGCGGCGACGATCCGCCGTCGGCTCGGCCGCGTCGAGGGACTCAAAATCGCGATCTGCGGCGACATCCGGCACAGTCGGGTCGCGCGGTCGAACGCCAAGCTGCTCCCGCGCCTGGGTGCCGAGGTAAGACTTGCCGGACCGCCCGAATTGCTTCCGCCGGACGTCCCGCAACTGTCGGTCGCTGAAGCTATCGCCGGGGCCGACGTGGTGATGATGCTGCGCGTTCAGCGCGAGCGCCTGGAAGACGATTTGGGCGACGCGCCGGGCGAGTATCTTGCCCGCTACGGCCTGACCGCCGAGCGGCTAGCCACAGCGACCCCGGGCGCCGTCATCATGCATCCCGGGCCTATGAACCGCGGCGTGGAGATCGATGGCAGCATCGCCGACGATCCGGAGCGCTCGCTCATCGCCCTTCAGGTGGAGATGGGCGTCGCCGTTCGGATGGCCTGCCTCGAACGCGTGATCGACGCGCGCAATTAG
- a CDS encoding SPOR domain-containing protein, whose translation MNMSLRTTTAASLVVLASMVAGCATSTTRVNGAQFGGKADVNVGLATKALAALNSNNVPMAIDYAERAVAKTPNDAGFRTLLGNAYFAGGRFRSAEAAYRDSLTLYPEQPQIVLKLALVQIAQGKNRQAVGFLAQNRGSLNVSDYGLALALAGQPGEAVAVLDSAARSKDADATVRQNLALAHALAGQWEEARVIASQDVPAGQLDGRIQQWMKLASPKSAADQVASLVGVTPAAVDAGQPVQLALNKTDTQVADVAAPVAAAVVAAAAPVAKPQPAPLAPQPAPVQLAVAPAPPPPRPTTLTSFAMAAVNEAKAAVAAMLPAKATVRPVKASYSKSRPVASGTSAAVVQLGAYGSPQRVLAAWNETARKYSALKGYAPMSARFASAKGTFYRLSVHGFASDRDARLTCEALRRQGGSCFVRNTAGDAPVQVASR comes from the coding sequence ATGAATATGTCGCTTCGCACGACCACCGCCGCTTCGCTCGTCGTCCTCGCTTCGATGGTCGCCGGTTGCGCGACATCCACGACCAGGGTCAACGGTGCGCAGTTCGGCGGAAAGGCCGACGTCAACGTCGGTCTCGCGACGAAGGCGCTTGCCGCGCTCAACTCGAACAACGTGCCGATGGCCATCGATTATGCCGAGCGCGCGGTTGCGAAGACGCCGAATGACGCGGGCTTCCGCACTTTGCTGGGCAACGCCTATTTCGCCGGCGGACGCTTCCGTTCAGCGGAAGCCGCCTATCGCGACTCGCTGACGCTCTATCCGGAACAGCCGCAGATCGTGCTGAAGCTCGCGCTGGTGCAGATCGCCCAGGGGAAGAATCGCCAGGCGGTCGGCTTTCTTGCGCAAAATCGCGGTTCCCTGAACGTTTCCGATTACGGTTTGGCTTTGGCGCTTGCGGGCCAGCCGGGTGAGGCGGTTGCCGTTCTGGATTCGGCCGCGCGCAGCAAGGACGCGGACGCGACCGTTCGGCAAAACCTCGCCCTTGCCCATGCGCTCGCGGGTCAGTGGGAAGAAGCCCGCGTCATCGCCAGCCAGGATGTGCCCGCCGGTCAGCTCGATGGCCGCATCCAGCAGTGGATGAAGCTGGCGTCACCCAAGTCGGCGGCCGACCAGGTCGCGTCGCTCGTCGGCGTAACCCCTGCCGCCGTCGATGCAGGTCAGCCGGTCCAGCTCGCTCTGAACAAGACCGATACTCAAGTTGCGGACGTTGCCGCGCCGGTCGCTGCGGCCGTGGTTGCCGCAGCCGCCCCGGTTGCGAAGCCGCAGCCAGCGCCGCTCGCGCCTCAGCCGGCTCCTGTTCAGCTCGCGGTCGCCCCGGCACCGCCGCCGCCTCGGCCAACGACCCTGACGTCCTTTGCCATGGCCGCCGTCAACGAAGCCAAGGCGGCCGTCGCGGCGATGTTGCCCGCAAAGGCGACGGTTCGCCCGGTCAAGGCTAGCTACTCGAAGTCTCGCCCGGTCGCTTCAGGTACATCTGCGGCCGTTGTCCAGCTTGGAGCCTACGGTTCGCCGCAGCGCGTGCTGGCCGCCTGGAACGAGACGGCTCGCAAATATTCCGCGCTCAAGGGCTACGCCCCGATGAGCGCGCGCTTCGCCAGCGCTAAGGGCACCTTCTATCGCCTTTCGGTTCACGGCTTTGCGAGCGATCGCGATGCCCGTCTGACCTGCGAAGCCCTGCGTCGGCAGGGGGGAAGCTGCTTCGTTCGCAACACTGCGGGCGACGCGCCGGTGCAAGTCGCCTCGCGCTAA
- a CDS encoding ParA family protein, whose translation MRVLAMASQKGGSGKTTLSGHLAVQAQLSGAGPVCLIDIDPQGSLADWWNEREADMPAFAQTTVARLASDLEVLRQQGFRLAVIDTPPAITMAIQSVIAVAELIVIPTRPSPHDLRAVGATVDLCDRAGKPLIFVVNAATPKAKITYEAAVALSQHGTVAPVTLHHRTDFAASMIDGRTVMEVDPNGRSAKEVTELWEYISDRLEKNFRRTVFAAPGAAPGIGAASPRPVGGFGRRVVGQ comes from the coding sequence ATGCGCGTCCTGGCAATGGCATCGCAGAAGGGGGGATCCGGCAAGACGACCTTGTCCGGCCATCTGGCGGTGCAGGCACAGCTCTCCGGGGCTGGCCCGGTCTGCCTGATCGACATCGATCCGCAAGGCAGCCTTGCCGACTGGTGGAATGAGCGTGAAGCCGACATGCCGGCTTTCGCCCAGACCACGGTCGCTCGACTTGCCAGCGATCTTGAAGTTCTTCGGCAGCAGGGATTCCGCCTAGCCGTCATCGACACGCCGCCGGCGATCACCATGGCGATCCAGAGCGTCATTGCGGTGGCTGAACTCATCGTCATCCCGACTCGGCCGAGCCCGCACGATCTGCGCGCCGTGGGCGCGACGGTTGATCTGTGCGACCGCGCGGGCAAGCCGCTGATCTTCGTGGTCAACGCGGCCACGCCCAAAGCCAAGATCACCTACGAAGCCGCTGTTGCACTGTCGCAGCACGGCACCGTGGCACCGGTCACCTTGCATCATCGCACCGATTTCGCCGCCTCGATGATCGACGGCCGCACCGTCATGGAAGTCGACCCCAACGGCCGCTCCGCCAAGGAAGTGACCGAACTGTGGGAATATATTTCCGACCGTCTCGAGAAGAATTTTCGCCGGACCGTCTTTGCGGCGCCGGGCGCGGCACCGGGCATCGGTGCGGCAAGCCCTCGGCCCGTCGGAGGCTTCGGCCGCCGCGTCGTCGGCCAGTAA
- a CDS encoding SPOR domain-containing protein, translating to MNLKHLIAAFLLVGAAAPLSAQSVKAGIDAWQRADYSKAVSIWRPLAESGDADAQFNLGQAYRLGRGTTINLGAAKTWFERAANAGHLDAQTTLGLLLFQNGDQQQGLKWLRRAADQGEPRALLVYGTALYNGDAVPQDRLLGYAFVSRAAQQGLGPAKETLDQLDGLMAPGDRQKALVLARSIPNGAARSASKPVKSVQAPLPKTPPKAAAPKAPPPRVAKAAPSPATGNWRIQLGAFTQRGSAEAMYRRVAAKPALAGRGPAYVAAGNVIRLQVGPFVSRQAAAAACATLGTACFPVPKG from the coding sequence ATGAATTTGAAACACTTGATTGCAGCGTTTTTGCTCGTCGGCGCGGCCGCGCCCCTCTCGGCGCAGTCGGTAAAAGCGGGCATCGATGCGTGGCAGCGCGCCGATTATTCCAAAGCTGTGTCGATCTGGCGACCGCTCGCGGAGAGTGGCGATGCCGATGCGCAGTTCAATCTGGGCCAGGCTTATCGCCTCGGGCGTGGAACGACGATCAACCTCGGCGCTGCGAAGACGTGGTTCGAGCGCGCGGCGAATGCCGGGCATCTCGACGCACAGACGACGCTTGGATTGCTGCTGTTCCAGAATGGCGACCAGCAGCAGGGCCTCAAATGGCTGCGCCGCGCGGCCGACCAGGGGGAACCACGCGCGCTGCTAGTCTACGGGACTGCACTTTATAATGGCGACGCCGTCCCGCAGGATCGGCTGCTTGGCTACGCCTTCGTCAGCCGCGCCGCGCAGCAGGGCCTTGGACCCGCCAAGGAAACGCTCGACCAACTCGATGGCTTGATGGCCCCGGGCGACAGGCAGAAGGCGCTGGTGCTCGCGCGGTCGATCCCAAACGGCGCTGCGCGATCGGCGAGCAAACCGGTGAAGTCAGTACAGGCACCCCTGCCTAAGACACCGCCGAAGGCCGCTGCACCCAAGGCCCCGCCGCCGCGCGTGGCCAAGGCTGCACCTTCGCCCGCGACGGGCAATTGGCGCATCCAGCTCGGCGCTTTCACACAGCGCGGTTCCGCCGAGGCCATGTACCGGCGCGTCGCCGCAAAGCCGGCTTTGGCCGGGCGCGGCCCAGCTTATGTCGCTGCCGGGAATGTCATCCGCCTTCAGGTCGGGCCATTCGTCAGCCGGCAGGCCGCCGCCGCCGCCTGCGCAACGCTTGGCACCGCCTGCTTCCCAGTCCCGAAGGGCTAA
- the serB gene encoding phosphoserine phosphatase SerB yields the protein MDDGMAIATLIASGKLDDRLLDRTLGLLRELDPKTSFLAWIDEGDAADLRFSGSGRDARWALDGLDGVDIVVQPEEPRWKRLFVADMDSTIIGQECIDELADYAGMKDKVARITERAMQGELDFPGALRERVRLLAGLDERELHRCLTERVHLTDGARTLVQTMRAGGSSCLLVSGGFLSFAEPVARMVGFDRVKANRLVFAGGKLSGEVGDPIVDGMAKRDSLIEARERLGLKPRDVMAIGDGANDKSMIQEAGLGVAFRAKPALVEVADAELRYHGLDALLWVQGVRRRDWFRK from the coding sequence TTGGACGACGGCATGGCGATTGCGACGTTGATAGCATCGGGGAAGCTGGATGACAGGCTGCTCGACCGCACGCTGGGTCTGCTGCGCGAGCTGGATCCGAAGACCAGCTTTCTCGCTTGGATCGACGAAGGCGATGCCGCCGACCTGCGCTTCTCCGGAAGCGGCCGCGATGCCCGCTGGGCTCTCGACGGATTGGATGGGGTGGATATCGTCGTTCAGCCGGAGGAGCCGCGCTGGAAACGGCTGTTCGTCGCCGACATGGACTCCACGATCATTGGCCAGGAATGCATCGATGAGCTCGCCGACTATGCCGGGATGAAGGACAAGGTGGCGCGAATTACGGAGCGGGCGATGCAGGGCGAGTTGGATTTTCCCGGCGCCCTGCGGGAACGCGTGCGGTTGCTAGCCGGCCTGGACGAGCGCGAGCTTCACCGTTGCCTGACGGAGCGGGTGCATCTTACCGACGGGGCACGCACCTTGGTCCAGACGATGAGGGCCGGTGGATCGAGCTGCTTGCTCGTCTCGGGCGGTTTCCTGTCCTTCGCCGAGCCGGTCGCGCGCATGGTTGGGTTTGACCGCGTCAAGGCGAACCGGCTGGTATTCGCTGGCGGCAAGCTGTCGGGAGAGGTTGGCGATCCAATCGTTGACGGTATGGCCAAGCGCGATTCGTTGATTGAAGCGCGGGAGAGACTAGGGTTGAAGCCGCGGGACGTGATGGCAATCGGGGACGGCGCGAACGACAAGTCGATGATCCAGGAAGCGGGGCTTGGCGTCGCTTTCCGCGCCAAGCCTGCTCTCGTTGAAGTCGCCGATGCCGAGCTCCGCTATCACGGTCTCGATGCTTTGTTGTGGGTCCAGGGCGTTCGCCGGCGGGACTGGTTCCGGAAGTGA